CGAGCCCCGGGCCGAGAAACAAGACGCAACCGCTTTTCCGCTGCTCAAGGCCATGAATCTGTCCCTGGATAACCGGGGCCGTCAGCTCAAGGGCTGGACCAACAAGCTGATTTGGGGCGATAACAAGCTCATTTTGTCCAGCCTCAAAAACGGCCCCCTGCGCGAGGAAATCGAAAAACAGGGCGGACTGAAACTGATCTACATCGATCCGCCCTTTGACGTGGGCGCGGATTTTTCCATGGACATCGAGATCGGCGGCGACACCTTCACCAAAAAGCCGAACATCCTCGAAGAA
This Deltaproteobacteria bacterium DNA region includes the following protein-coding sequences:
- a CDS encoding site-specific DNA-methyltransferase — encoded protein: MKLTDQEKQDIIRYLDADKPLPEKYRFLLFDDKREVELVWNGKSGDVCNIVLPFQVIEQIDEPRAEKQDATAFPLLKAMNLSLDNRGRQLKGWTNKLIWGDNKLILSSLKNGPLREEIEKQGGLKLIYIDPPFDVGADFSMDIEIGGDTFTKKPNILEE